The following coding sequences are from one Collimonas arenae window:
- a CDS encoding NAD(P)/FAD-dependent oxidoreductase — MTAGAPSIANKPVLAVIGNGMAGMRTVEELLKLAPDLYDITVFGAEPHGNYNRILLSPLLAGDKSIDDIMLNTPEWYKQNGITLHAGDPVTGIDRQRRIVRSRAGVALRYDRLLLATGSKPFILPVPGHQLPGVIAFRDIQDVETMLNAARNHRHAVVIGGGLLGLEAANGLLRQGMDVTVVHVMDSLMERQLDKPAALLLKTALEQKGLRFLLNAQTAEIVGEQQVTAVRFKDGSDIPADLVVMTAGVRPNIELAQQAGLHCERAIVVDDTLQTYDPRIYAVGECVQHRLATFGLVAPIWEQARVCGAHLAGAGHRRYVQQATATKLKVTGVDLYSAGDFIGSEGSEDLVLRDPRRGIYKRLVIKGPHIVGAVLYGDVKDGPWYFELIQQRIDISGLRSQLLFGQALCAQAA; from the coding sequence ATGACAGCTGGCGCGCCATCGATTGCAAACAAACCGGTGCTGGCGGTGATTGGCAACGGCATGGCCGGCATGCGCACGGTTGAGGAATTGCTCAAGCTGGCGCCGGATCTGTACGATATCACTGTGTTCGGCGCCGAGCCGCACGGCAATTACAACCGTATCCTGCTGTCGCCGCTGCTGGCCGGCGACAAGAGCATTGACGACATCATGCTCAATACGCCCGAGTGGTACAAGCAAAACGGCATTACGCTGCATGCCGGCGATCCGGTAACGGGCATTGACCGCCAACGCCGCATCGTGCGCTCCCGCGCCGGCGTTGCATTGCGCTATGACCGCCTGCTACTGGCGACCGGCTCCAAGCCGTTCATCCTCCCGGTGCCCGGTCATCAGTTGCCGGGCGTGATCGCCTTCCGTGACATCCAGGATGTCGAAACCATGCTGAACGCGGCGCGCAATCATCGCCACGCGGTGGTCATCGGCGGCGGCCTGCTGGGCCTGGAAGCCGCCAATGGCTTGCTGCGGCAGGGCATGGACGTGACCGTGGTGCATGTGATGGACAGCCTGATGGAAAGACAACTGGACAAGCCGGCTGCGTTGCTGTTGAAGACTGCGCTGGAACAGAAAGGTCTGCGCTTTTTATTGAACGCTCAGACAGCTGAAATCGTCGGCGAGCAGCAAGTCACTGCGGTACGTTTCAAAGACGGCAGTGACATTCCCGCCGACCTGGTAGTAATGACCGCCGGCGTCCGTCCCAATATCGAATTGGCGCAACAGGCCGGCCTGCATTGCGAACGCGCCATCGTGGTCGACGACACCTTGCAGACCTACGATCCGCGCATCTACGCAGTTGGTGAATGCGTGCAGCACCGCCTGGCGACCTTCGGCCTGGTGGCACCAATCTGGGAACAGGCGCGGGTCTGCGGCGCTCACCTGGCCGGCGCCGGCCATCGGCGCTATGTGCAGCAAGCCACCGCCACCAAGCTCAAGGTCACCGGTGTCGATCTGTATTCGGCAGGCGATTTCATCGGCAGCGAGGGCAGCGAAGACCTGGTGCTGCGCGATCCGCGTCGTGGCATCTACAAACGGCTGGTCATCAAGGGTCCGCATATCGTCGGCGCGGTGCTGTACGGCGACGTCAAGGATGGCCCCTGGTATTTTGAACTGATCCAGCAGCGCATCGATATCTCCGGGCTACGCAGCCAATTACTGTTCGGCCAGGCGCTATGCGCCCAGGCCGCCTGA
- a CDS encoding LysE family translocator — MTQSINLWLYFLIVFGVIVLPGLDMAFVLASALVGGRRSGLAAVAGIIAGGVCHVTMGMLGLAVVLKLWPSLFNLVLLAGAAYIAWIGWSLLRSEDGFQFAATPGQAPAKAPATTFYQGMLTSLLNPKAYVFMLAIFPQFLKIDAGPLWGQALVLWVITALTQAGVYGVIAILSSRTRAWFDDNPRGSLIAARMVGGLLIAAGIFTGVEGWQAM; from the coding sequence ATGACGCAATCCATCAATCTGTGGCTGTACTTCCTGATCGTGTTCGGCGTCATCGTGCTACCGGGCCTGGACATGGCTTTCGTGCTGGCGAGCGCACTGGTGGGCGGACGCCGCTCGGGCCTGGCGGCGGTGGCGGGCATCATCGCCGGCGGCGTCTGCCACGTCACCATGGGTATGCTGGGCCTAGCTGTTGTGCTCAAGCTGTGGCCCAGCCTGTTCAACCTGGTACTACTGGCAGGCGCTGCCTATATTGCCTGGATTGGCTGGTCGCTATTGCGCAGCGAGGACGGCTTCCAATTCGCCGCCACGCCAGGACAAGCCCCGGCCAAGGCGCCTGCCACCACGTTTTACCAGGGCATGCTGACCAGCTTGCTCAACCCGAAAGCCTATGTCTTCATGCTGGCGATTTTCCCGCAGTTCCTGAAAATCGACGCCGGCCCGCTCTGGGGACAGGCGTTGGTGCTATGGGTAATCACTGCGCTGACTCAGGCCGGCGTGTATGGCGTCATTGCCATCCTGTCCAGTCGCACCCGCGCCTGGTTCGATGACAATCCGCGCGGCAGCCTGATCGCCGCGCGCATGGTAGGCGGTCTATTGATTGCAGCAGGGATATTTACCGGGGTCGAAGGCTGGCAGGCAATGTAA
- the nirB gene encoding nitrite reductase large subunit NirB, with translation MKIIVIGHGMVGHKFLECLADSGVAGIEVTVLCEEPRPAYDRVHLSEFFAGKSAQDLSLVTPGFFEKTRHIELKLNAKAQLIDTEAKTVTFNINGAIQMLPYDKLVIATGSYPFVPTLAGNQRKDCFVYRTIEDLEAMLECGQRSRSGVVIGGGLLGLECAKALRDMQLETHVVEFAPRLMAVQVDESGGRILRQKIEELGVTAHTQKNTLEIVDGKTGTHRMNFDDGSHLDTDMIVFSAGIRPRDELARESGLKVGDRGGIVIDNSCRSSDPDIYAIGECALWNGRIFGLVAPGYDMARIAAKHVLATLTTDSNVAIPEFTGADMSTKLKLMGVDVASIGDPHGKEAGSRSYQFTDERKQIYKKIVVSECGKYLLGGVMVGDASEYGTLLQMMLNRIELPASPEFLILPQADGQAKVGLGVDALPDSAQICSCNDVSKGALCAAVNAGATSIGALKSCTKAGTSCGGCVALVTQVMKAEMKKQGMAVNNHVCEHFAYSRQELYHLVRVGQIKTFDALLQQHGKGLGCDICKPVAASILASCWNDFVLKKEHAGLQDSNDYFLGNIQKDGTYSVVPRMAGGEVTPDGLIAVGQVAKKYGLYTKITGGQRVDLFGARVEQLPLIWEELIAAGFESGHAYGKSLRTVKSCVGSTWCRYGLDDSVGLAIELENRYKGLRAPHKIKFGVSGCTRECAEAQGKDVGIIATEKGWNLYVCGNGGMKPRHAELLAADLDKAALIRTIDRFLMFYVRTADRLQRTSVWRDNLEGGLDYLKQVVVDDKLHIAAELEADMQHVVDTYQCEWKTAVTDPATRQRFQHFVNSDQADDNVVFVEERRQIRPATVEERRRINIPIVVEAA, from the coding sequence ATGAAAATCATCGTCATCGGACATGGCATGGTCGGCCACAAATTTCTGGAATGCCTGGCCGACTCCGGCGTCGCCGGCATCGAGGTCACGGTGTTGTGCGAAGAACCGCGTCCAGCCTACGACCGCGTGCACCTATCGGAATTCTTTGCCGGCAAATCGGCGCAGGATTTGTCGCTGGTGACGCCGGGGTTTTTCGAAAAAACCCGGCATATCGAACTGAAGCTGAACGCCAAGGCGCAACTGATCGACACCGAAGCCAAGACAGTGACGTTCAATATCAACGGTGCGATCCAGATGCTGCCTTACGACAAACTGGTGATCGCCACCGGTTCCTATCCGTTCGTGCCGACACTGGCCGGCAACCAGCGCAAGGATTGCTTCGTCTATCGCACCATCGAAGACCTGGAAGCGATGCTGGAATGCGGCCAGCGCTCGCGCAGCGGTGTCGTGATCGGCGGCGGCCTGCTTGGCCTGGAATGCGCCAAGGCGCTGCGCGATATGCAGCTGGAAACCCATGTGGTCGAATTTGCGCCACGCCTGATGGCGGTGCAGGTAGATGAAAGCGGCGGCCGCATCTTGCGCCAGAAAATCGAGGAACTGGGTGTCACTGCGCATACGCAAAAGAACACATTGGAAATCGTCGACGGCAAAACCGGCACGCATCGCATGAATTTCGACGACGGCAGCCATCTCGATACTGACATGATCGTGTTCTCGGCAGGTATCCGTCCGCGCGACGAACTGGCGCGCGAAAGCGGATTGAAAGTCGGCGATCGCGGTGGCATCGTGATCGACAACAGCTGTCGCAGCTCCGATCCGGATATCTATGCCATCGGCGAATGTGCATTATGGAACGGCCGGATCTTCGGCTTGGTAGCGCCCGGCTACGATATGGCGCGCATCGCCGCCAAACACGTGCTGGCGACCCTCACCACGGACAGCAACGTAGCAATTCCGGAATTTACCGGCGCCGACATGAGCACCAAGCTCAAGCTGATGGGCGTTGACGTGGCAAGCATCGGCGACCCGCACGGCAAGGAAGCCGGCAGCCGCTCTTACCAATTCACCGATGAACGCAAGCAGATCTATAAGAAAATCGTCGTGTCGGAATGCGGCAAGTATCTGCTGGGTGGGGTGATGGTTGGCGACGCCAGCGAATACGGCACGCTGCTGCAGATGATGTTGAACCGCATCGAGTTGCCGGCATCGCCGGAATTCCTGATCCTGCCGCAGGCCGATGGCCAGGCCAAGGTCGGGCTTGGTGTTGATGCGTTGCCGGACAGCGCGCAGATTTGTTCCTGCAACGACGTTTCCAAAGGCGCGTTGTGCGCGGCGGTCAACGCCGGCGCTACCAGCATCGGCGCGCTGAAGAGCTGCACCAAGGCCGGCACGTCCTGCGGCGGCTGCGTGGCGCTGGTCACCCAAGTCATGAAGGCGGAGATGAAGAAGCAGGGCATGGCAGTCAACAACCATGTCTGCGAACATTTCGCGTACTCGCGCCAGGAGCTGTATCACCTGGTGCGCGTCGGCCAGATCAAGACTTTCGACGCCTTGTTGCAACAGCACGGAAAGGGCCTGGGCTGTGACATCTGCAAGCCAGTCGCGGCCAGCATCCTGGCGTCCTGCTGGAACGATTTCGTACTGAAGAAAGAACATGCCGGCCTGCAGGATTCCAACGATTACTTCCTCGGCAACATCCAGAAGGACGGCACATATTCGGTGGTGCCGCGCATGGCAGGCGGCGAAGTCACCCCGGACGGCTTGATCGCGGTCGGCCAGGTGGCCAAGAAATATGGCCTGTACACCAAGATTACCGGGGGCCAGCGGGTTGATCTGTTCGGCGCCCGAGTTGAACAGTTGCCGCTGATATGGGAAGAGTTGATCGCGGCCGGCTTCGAATCCGGCCATGCGTATGGCAAATCGCTGCGCACCGTGAAATCCTGCGTCGGCTCGACCTGGTGCCGCTATGGTCTGGACGACAGCGTCGGTCTGGCCATAGAACTGGAAAATCGCTACAAAGGCTTGCGCGCGCCGCACAAGATCAAGTTCGGCGTCTCCGGCTGCACCCGCGAATGCGCGGAAGCGCAGGGTAAGGATGTCGGCATCATCGCCACCGAGAAAGGCTGGAACCTATATGTCTGCGGTAATGGCGGCATGAAGCCGCGCCATGCGGAACTGCTGGCGGCCGATCTGGACAAGGCGGCGTTGATCCGCACCATCGACCGCTTCCTGATGTTCTACGTCCGCACCGCCGATCGCCTGCAACGCACTAGCGTCTGGCGCGACAACCTGGAAGGCGGCCTCGATTACCTGAAGCAGGTTGTGGTGGACGACAAGCTGCACATTGCCGCCGAGCTGGAAGCCGACATGCAGCACGTAGTCGACACCTACCAGTGCGAATGGAAAACCGCTGTCACCGATCCCGCCACACGCCAGCGCTTCCAGCACTTCGTCAACAGCGATCAGGCCGACGATAACGTGGTGTTCGTCGAAGAGCGGCGGCAGATCCGGCCGGCTACGGTGGAAGAACGCAGGCGTATCAACATCCCGATTGTTGTTGAGGCAGCTTAA
- a CDS encoding ProQ/FINO family protein, with translation MNTPAVATPSPVQTARVLLKELQEKFAVFRDYQPLAIGIDKQLIARIPELNRKTLRIALGMHTNSLRYLKGMEKATVRFDLDGNNADEVTEVHRTHAAETLRERFKKNAEQRKAQRAAEAAQLAAEKAARQHAEKLSQLTAKFSRNRG, from the coding sequence ATGAATACACCCGCTGTCGCAACTCCGAGTCCTGTCCAAACTGCCCGCGTTCTGCTCAAGGAGCTGCAAGAGAAATTCGCGGTATTCCGCGATTACCAGCCACTGGCGATCGGCATCGATAAGCAATTGATTGCGCGTATCCCTGAACTCAACCGCAAGACCTTGCGGATTGCGTTGGGCATGCACACCAATTCGCTGCGTTATCTGAAGGGGATGGAAAAGGCCACGGTCAGGTTCGATCTCGACGGCAATAACGCCGATGAAGTCACGGAAGTCCACCGCACCCACGCCGCGGAGACGCTGCGTGAGCGTTTCAAGAAGAATGCCGAGCAGCGCAAGGCCCAACGCGCGGCTGAAGCCGCACAGCTGGCAGCCGAAAAAGCGGCGCGCCAGCATGCCGAAAAATTGAGCCAGCTGACTGCGAAATTCTCCCGCAATCGCGGTTGA
- the nirD gene encoding nitrite reductase small subunit NirD, giving the protein MHNDRQSSNWIAVCPLERIVPNTGVCALINDQQVAVFHVIDGGSRVFAIGNYDPNAEASVLSRGLVGSLGERIVVASPIYKQHFDLQTGECLEAPEHSVAAYPARIADGQVWVGI; this is encoded by the coding sequence ATGCACAATGACCGTCAAAGCAGTAACTGGATTGCCGTTTGCCCACTCGAACGCATTGTGCCGAACACCGGCGTCTGCGCGCTGATCAATGACCAGCAGGTTGCGGTATTCCATGTCATCGATGGCGGATCGCGCGTCTTCGCTATCGGCAATTACGATCCGAACGCCGAAGCCTCCGTGTTGTCGCGTGGCCTGGTCGGTAGCCTGGGTGAACGCATCGTGGTGGCTTCACCGATTTACAAGCAGCACTTCGATCTACAGACCGGCGAGTGCCTGGAAGCACCGGAACATTCGGTCGCCGCCTATCCGGCCCGCATCGCCGACGGCCAGGTCTGGGTAGGCATATGA
- a CDS encoding helix-turn-helix transcriptional regulator: MYHPTTRVLAVLELLQTHGRMSGAEMAARLEVDGRTLRRYIVTLEEMGIPITTDRGRHGGYALIAGFKLPPMMFTDDEALALSIGLLAARSLGLAEAAPAVASAQAKLERIMPDNLKRRVSAVDETVKLDLSQAAAPESNAALVILSGAAQNRQRVHMHYRSATGDDSERDFDAYGLAYRGGRWYTVGMCHLRHGLRSFRLDRIGRVLALEQTFMRPADFDALAHLALSVATMPRAFAVEVLLKTDLKTAREQLFDAVGLFEQTADGVLLHNQSDDLDWFARELARLPFAFEIRHPPALRDALKTCASRLLQLAK, from the coding sequence ATGTACCACCCAACCACACGTGTGCTGGCAGTGCTGGAACTGCTGCAAACCCATGGCCGAATGAGCGGGGCCGAGATGGCCGCGCGCCTGGAGGTTGATGGCCGTACATTGCGTCGTTACATCGTGACGCTGGAGGAAATGGGCATCCCCATCACGACCGACCGCGGCCGTCACGGCGGCTACGCGCTGATCGCGGGTTTCAAGCTACCGCCGATGATGTTTACCGACGACGAAGCACTGGCCTTGTCGATCGGCCTGCTGGCGGCACGCAGCCTCGGCCTGGCCGAAGCAGCGCCGGCGGTGGCGAGCGCCCAGGCCAAGCTGGAACGCATCATGCCGGACAACCTGAAGCGCCGGGTCAGCGCGGTGGATGAAACCGTGAAGCTGGATTTGTCGCAGGCCGCTGCGCCCGAGAGCAATGCAGCATTAGTGATTCTCAGCGGCGCCGCGCAGAATCGGCAACGGGTGCATATGCACTATCGCAGCGCCACCGGCGACGACAGCGAGCGCGACTTCGATGCCTACGGGTTGGCTTACCGCGGCGGCCGCTGGTATACCGTCGGCATGTGCCATCTGCGCCATGGTTTGCGTTCGTTTCGGTTGGATCGCATCGGCCGGGTGCTGGCGCTGGAACAGACATTTATGCGCCCGGCCGATTTCGATGCGCTGGCGCATCTGGCTCTGTCAGTCGCCACCATGCCGCGCGCATTTGCCGTCGAAGTGCTGCTCAAAACCGACCTGAAAACGGCGCGCGAACAACTGTTCGACGCCGTCGGCCTGTTCGAGCAAACGGCAGACGGCGTGCTGTTGCACAACCAGTCCGACGATCTCGACTGGTTTGCCCGCGAACTGGCGCGGTTGCCATTCGCATTCGAGATCCGTCATCCGCCCGCGCTGCGCGACGCGCTCAAGACTTGTGCCTCAAGGTTATTGCAGCTTGCAAAATGA
- a CDS encoding transposase — MPINNDQWQKLKPFLPGGENAPGVTGRDNRLFVNAIFWIVLNEAKWSQLPSGFGQWQTAYMRFRRWNQAGIWRQMADHVDADPALQRMLDAIAAFGDDYAWRLSRRTLIRKNKVAHGSGLPRQPLPPAPDAAKERGKAQNLDTNWIWLLTHK; from the coding sequence ATGCCTATCAACAACGATCAATGGCAAAAACTGAAGCCATTTCTGCCGGGTGGAGAAAATGCCCCCGGCGTTACCGGCCGCGACAACCGCCTGTTCGTCAACGCAATTTTTTGGATAGTGCTGAACGAGGCGAAATGGTCTCAACTGCCATCCGGCTTCGGCCAGTGGCAGACGGCCTACATGCGTTTTCGTCGCTGGAATCAGGCCGGTATCTGGCGCCAGATGGCAGATCATGTCGACGCCGATCCCGCGTTGCAACGCATGCTGGATGCAATTGCCGCGTTTGGCGACGATTATGCCTGGCGCTTGTCGCGCAGGACGCTCATCAGAAAGAACAAAGTGGCGCACGGCAGCGGCCTGCCAAGACAGCCGCTACCGCCGGCGCCCGACGCCGCAAAGGAACGTGGAAAAGCGCAGAACCTTGATACCAATTGGATCTGGCTGCTGACGCACAAATGA
- a CDS encoding NIPSNAP family protein yields the protein MYRFIAGILLLAAAHASTFAPTPSTNQQNAMQTLSDTNDFQVVEFRRYQIKDGGLARFTTYFESFFPEAFQQLGALALGQFSERSNPNVFTWLRGFKDMDARAVVNSAFYYGPVWKEHRTTLNNLMIDSDNVLLLRPLNRDSGVSVLPAVDPACEVQGAQGVMVAQIFALKGGDVEQFASRAASVFATYQAAGLRQAGLLVTLDAKNNFPQLPVRTDGLYLVWLGIARDDGQLQNFYPLADHAANALAAEGLLRSAPELVILDPGKRSRLRWLAENIESTADTLPI from the coding sequence ATGTACCGATTCATTGCCGGGATTCTCCTGTTGGCGGCGGCGCATGCATCGACATTTGCGCCAACTCCCTCAACCAACCAACAAAATGCCATGCAAACCCTCAGCGATACCAACGATTTCCAGGTAGTTGAATTCCGCCGCTATCAGATCAAGGATGGCGGCCTGGCCAGATTCACCACTTATTTCGAAAGCTTTTTTCCGGAAGCATTCCAGCAACTCGGTGCGTTGGCCCTCGGCCAGTTCAGCGAGCGCAGTAATCCAAATGTATTTACCTGGCTGCGTGGCTTCAAGGACATGGATGCCCGTGCCGTCGTCAACAGCGCGTTCTATTACGGACCGGTATGGAAGGAGCACCGGACCACCTTGAACAACCTGATGATCGACAGCGATAACGTGCTGCTGCTGCGTCCGCTGAACCGGGACAGCGGCGTCAGTGTATTGCCGGCGGTGGATCCGGCATGCGAAGTGCAAGGCGCTCAAGGCGTGATGGTGGCGCAAATCTTTGCGCTGAAGGGCGGCGACGTCGAGCAATTCGCCAGTCGCGCCGCATCAGTCTTCGCCACTTACCAGGCCGCCGGCCTGCGCCAGGCAGGGCTGTTGGTGACGCTCGACGCGAAAAACAATTTCCCTCAATTGCCGGTCAGGACAGACGGCCTGTATCTGGTGTGGCTGGGAATCGCCCGGGACGACGGCCAACTACAGAATTTTTATCCGCTGGCCGATCATGCCGCCAATGCGCTGGCTGCCGAGGGCTTGCTCAGGTCGGCGCCCGAACTGGTAATCCTCGATCCCGGCAAGCGCTCGCGGCTGCGCTGGCTGGCCGAAAACATAGAAAGCACTGCAGACACGTTACCAATATGA
- a CDS encoding MFS transporter, whose product MTDAQSSKLSPGLVIMMSIATGVAVASNYYAQPLLHTIASRFGISNGSAGLIVTVAQLGYAFGLMLLVPLADMVERKKLIIVMTLLSACGLLITATAQSMAFVLIGTALTGLFSVVSQVLVPFAATLAAPHERGKVVGHVMTGLLLGILLARTVAGYLSALGGWQTVYWFGAALMIVTAIVLGRALPRHHQEQHLNYPRLLASILTLFVQEPVLRIRALLGGIIFAVFSVLWTSISFLLAAAPFNYSDGTIGLFGLVGAAGALAASHAGRLADRGHAGRSTAIGLALLLLSWLPLVFAKSSLLGLIIGILVLDLMVQAVHVTNLSVINHLQPESRNRLTAGYMTCYFIGGACGSVLSTAMYGYAGWFGVSMTGAGLSAAGLLAWLLLGRNEQVTHVAASSIRDGGNH is encoded by the coding sequence ATGACAGACGCACAATCCTCCAAACTCAGCCCTGGCCTGGTCATCATGATGTCGATCGCCACCGGCGTCGCCGTGGCCAGCAATTATTACGCCCAACCCTTGTTGCATACGATTGCATCGCGCTTCGGCATATCCAACGGCAGCGCCGGCCTGATCGTGACCGTGGCCCAGCTCGGCTACGCGTTCGGCCTGATGTTGCTGGTGCCACTGGCGGACATGGTGGAACGCAAAAAACTGATTATCGTGATGACCCTGTTGTCTGCTTGCGGGTTGCTGATCACCGCGACCGCGCAAAGTATGGCGTTCGTGCTGATCGGTACCGCGCTGACCGGCTTGTTTTCCGTGGTGTCGCAGGTGCTGGTGCCGTTTGCCGCGACACTGGCGGCGCCGCACGAGCGCGGCAAGGTGGTCGGCCATGTGATGACTGGCCTGTTGCTTGGCATCCTGCTGGCGCGTACCGTGGCCGGTTACCTGTCGGCCTTGGGCGGCTGGCAGACGGTTTACTGGTTCGGCGCGGCGCTGATGATCGTGACGGCGATCGTACTCGGGCGCGCCCTGCCGCGTCATCACCAGGAACAGCATCTGAACTATCCGCGCCTGCTGGCGTCGATCCTGACTTTGTTCGTACAAGAACCGGTATTGCGTATCCGCGCCCTGCTCGGCGGCATCATCTTCGCCGTGTTCAGCGTGCTGTGGACATCGATTTCGTTCCTGCTGGCGGCGGCGCCGTTCAACTATTCGGATGGCACCATCGGCCTGTTCGGTCTGGTCGGCGCTGCCGGCGCACTGGCCGCTTCGCATGCCGGACGGCTGGCCGATCGTGGGCATGCCGGACGTTCCACCGCCATCGGCCTGGCGCTGCTGTTGCTGTCCTGGCTGCCGCTGGTGTTCGCCAAAAGTTCGCTGCTGGGCCTGATCATCGGCATCCTGGTGCTGGACTTGATGGTGCAGGCGGTGCACGTCACCAACCTGAGCGTCATCAATCATCTGCAACCCGAATCGCGCAACCGCCTGACGGCCGGCTACATGACCTGTTACTTCATCGGAGGCGCCTGCGGCTCGGTACTGTCGACCGCGATGTACGGCTATGCCGGCTGGTTCGGTGTGTCGATGACCGGCGCCGGGCTGAGTGCGGCCGGTTTGCTGGCATGGCTGCTGCTGGGGCGTAACGAACAAGTTACGCATGTCGCCGCCAGCTCGATCCGCGACGGCGGCAATCACTGA
- a CDS encoding M3 family metallopeptidase, with the protein MTDLHATNPLLQDWNTPYGLPPFDLIKAEHFAPAFAVALPAHLAEIDAIAGQSAAPDFANTLAAFDTSGRLNNRISLLFENLTASETSPALQAAEVELAPQLAAHRNAIYLHAGLFARIDALYARRAELDLDPVQLRLLERVHLDFVRAGANLPPQSRARYSALTERLAALSTAFTQNVLADESGFALELADEAALAGLPDFLRASARSAAQQLGLPEGSHVITLSPSLAEPFLTFSDRRDLREAVWRGRIARGAHAGAHDNRPIAEEIMALRQEQAQLHGYPTYADYQLIDRMAGKPEAVSALLGKVWEPAKDKAGEDRAALTEMAHSLGQPTPIAAWDWRYLAEKVRQARYDLDDAELKPYFALENMIAAMFDCAHRLFGISFVEQHGVALHHPDARLWEVRNRENALIGLFIGDNYARASKRSGAWMHVFRSQSGHNGGTLPIVINNNNFAKADPALLSFDDVRTLFHEFGHGLHGLLSQVKYERLAGTQVLQDYVELPSQIFENWAEEEVVLQRHARHYQSGEAIPPALLEKLKRARQFDQAWATIMYAGPALIDMALHSLPNGTKVDLAAFEAQQCELLGIPQDIGQRHYLSHFQHLFAGSDYAAGYYVYMWAEVLDADAYDAFIEAGDPFQPAIAERLQRHIYSSGNKQDPAQAFRAFRGRDPKVEPMLAKRGLIA; encoded by the coding sequence ATGACTGATTTGCACGCCACCAACCCGCTGTTGCAAGACTGGAACACTCCTTACGGATTGCCGCCTTTCGACCTGATCAAGGCCGAGCATTTCGCGCCGGCCTTCGCCGTGGCGCTGCCGGCGCACCTGGCCGAAATCGATGCGATCGCCGGCCAATCCGCCGCGCCCGATTTTGCCAATACGCTGGCAGCCTTCGACACCTCTGGCCGCCTCAACAACCGCATCAGCCTGCTGTTCGAAAACCTCACCGCCAGCGAAACCTCGCCGGCGCTGCAAGCGGCCGAAGTCGAGCTGGCGCCGCAGCTGGCAGCGCACCGCAATGCGATCTACCTGCATGCCGGCTTGTTTGCGCGGATTGATGCGCTGTATGCGCGTCGCGCCGAACTGGACCTGGATCCGGTGCAATTGCGTTTGCTGGAACGAGTACACCTGGATTTTGTACGCGCCGGCGCCAATCTGCCGCCACAATCGCGCGCCCGTTACAGCGCCCTGACCGAACGGCTGGCAGCCCTGAGCACGGCATTTACCCAGAATGTGCTGGCCGACGAATCCGGCTTTGCGCTGGAACTTGCAGATGAAGCGGCTCTGGCCGGCTTGCCAGACTTCCTGCGCGCATCGGCGCGTTCGGCGGCGCAACAACTTGGCCTGCCGGAAGGCAGCCATGTGATTACGCTATCGCCATCGCTGGCCGAACCGTTCCTGACGTTCTCCGACCGACGCGACCTGCGCGAAGCCGTGTGGCGTGGCCGCATCGCGCGCGGCGCCCATGCCGGCGCGCATGACAATCGTCCAATCGCTGAAGAAATCATGGCCTTGCGTCAGGAGCAGGCGCAGTTGCACGGCTACCCAACCTACGCCGATTACCAGTTGATCGACCGCATGGCCGGCAAGCCGGAAGCCGTTTCAGCGTTACTCGGCAAGGTCTGGGAACCAGCCAAGGACAAGGCTGGCGAAGATCGCGCCGCACTGACCGAGATGGCGCACAGCCTGGGACAGCCGACCCCGATCGCTGCCTGGGACTGGCGCTACCTGGCTGAAAAAGTGCGGCAAGCACGCTACGATCTCGACGATGCCGAACTGAAGCCCTACTTTGCGCTGGAAAACATGATCGCTGCAATGTTCGATTGCGCCCATCGCCTGTTTGGCATCAGCTTTGTCGAACAGCACGGCGTCGCCCTGCATCATCCCGACGCCCGCCTGTGGGAAGTGCGCAACCGCGAGAACGCACTGATCGGCTTGTTCATCGGCGACAACTACGCGCGCGCCAGCAAGCGCAGCGGCGCCTGGATGCATGTCTTCCGCAGCCAGTCCGGCCACAATGGCGGCACACTGCCGATCGTCATCAACAATAACAACTTCGCCAAGGCCGATCCGGCGCTGTTGAGTTTCGACGATGTGCGCACGCTGTTCCACGAATTCGGGCACGGCTTGCACGGTTTGTTGTCGCAGGTGAAGTACGAGCGCCTGGCCGGCACGCAAGTGCTGCAGGATTACGTTGAATTGCCGTCGCAGATTTTCGAGAACTGGGCCGAAGAGGAAGTGGTGTTGCAACGTCATGCGCGTCATTACCAGAGCGGCGAAGCGATTCCACCAGCCCTGCTGGAAAAGCTGAAACGCGCACGTCAATTCGACCAGGCCTGGGCCACCATCATGTACGCCGGCCCGGCGCTGATCGACATGGCGCTGCATTCGCTGCCGAATGGGACGAAGGTTGACCTCGCAGCCTTTGAAGCGCAGCAGTGCGAATTGCTGGGCATTCCGCAGGACATCGGCCAGCGCCATTACCTGAGCCATTTCCAGCATCTGTTTGCCGGTTCGGATTATGCCGCCGGCTACTACGTCTACATGTGGGCCGAAGTGCTGGATGCCGATGCCTACGACGCCTTCATCGAAGCCGGCGATCCGTTCCAGCCGGCGATTGCCGAACGCCTACAGCGTCACATCTACAGCTCCGGCAACAAGCAGGATCCAGCGCAGGCGTTCCGCGCCTTCCGCGGCCGCGATCCGAAGGTGGAGCCGATGCTGGCCAAGCGTGGGTTGATTGCGTAA